The Myxocyprinus asiaticus isolate MX2 ecotype Aquarium Trade chromosome 26, UBuf_Myxa_2, whole genome shotgun sequence genome has a window encoding:
- the fam169b gene encoding protein FAM169B isoform X1: protein MESDSKLENIFEVNPYYPVDLPVKHYVELSTGCEEYLSSVQSDGAMPLTLPHGQNVQVTCENIGRLAFLRDGDLLHFLLALHEPEDETQVVALYLQGMWWPIGDVLKTSNKSRHGLVLVETVMERVVLFLLSQVIFGILERSLGEDLYFSAYSVWENAKILWQNGEAVGFYTIKNKGSLCDGCTGQSYQLPVLDTVFVRSYWRRNGLALQMLEDFCSSQPSEGILGISFPMSSGMYGVCRKYLDIHEEERDRLYEVEAPGDWTQRRNVWLNIQLQQIPTDCGDSEQVSHTSYSDERSRPHLKEQGILQQCGSSVSLKEVSSSFKKRPAEQTKSRNNYKKART from the exons ATGGAATCCGACTCTAAATTAGAGAATATATTTGAAG TGAACCCTTACTACCCGGTGGATCTACCAGTGAAGCATTATGTCGAGCTGAGCACAGGATGTGAAGAATACTTGTCCAGTGTCCAGTCAGACGGTGCCATGCCTCTCACCCTTCCTCATGGACAGAAT GTACAAGTAACTTGTGAAAACATTGGTCGGCTTGCATTTCTGAGAGATGGTGACCTTTTACATTTCCTTCTTGCTCTCCATGAACCTGAGGATGAAACCCAAG TGGTTGCTCTGTACTTGCAAGGCATGTGGTGGCCCATTGGTGATGTTTTGAAGACGTCAAACAAATCGAGACATGGACTTGTGTTA GTGGAGACAGTGATGGAGAGAGTAGTGTTATTCCTGCTCAGTCAGGTTATATTTGGGATTCTGGAACGGTCTCTCGGAGAAGATCTATACTTTTCTGCCTATTCCGTATGGGAAAATGCCAAGATTCTCTGGCAAAATGGAGAAGCGGTTGGGTTTTACACCATCAAAAATAAGG GCAGCCTATGTGATGGCTGTACTGGTCAGAGTTATCAACTCCCTGTGCTGGACACAGTGTTTGTTCGCTCATACTGGAGAAGAAATGGACTTGCTTTACAGATGCTGGAGGATTTCTGCTCATCTCAACCTTCAGAAGGGATTCTGGGAATTAGCTTTCCCATGTCTTCTGGCATGTATGGAG TTTGCAGGAAGTATCTTGACATCCATGAAGAAGAAAGAGATCGGCTCTATGAGGTGGAAGCCCCTGGTGACTGGACTCAGAGACGCAATGTGTGGTTAAACATCCAGCTGCAGCAAATTCCAACAGACT gtGGAGACTCAGAGCAAGTTTCACACACCTCATACAGTGACGAAAGAAGTAGACCTCATTTAAAAGAACAG GGGATTCTGCAACAATGTGGATCATCAGTCAGCCTCAAAGAGGTATCAAGCTCTTTTAAGAAGCGACCAGCAGAGCAGACCAAGTCAAGAAACAACTATAAGAAAGCCAGGACTTAA
- the fam169b gene encoding protein FAM169B isoform X2, which yields MPLTLPHGQNVQVTCENIGRLAFLRDGDLLHFLLALHEPEDETQVVALYLQGMWWPIGDVLKTSNKSRHGLVLVETVMERVVLFLLSQVIFGILERSLGEDLYFSAYSVWENAKILWQNGEAVGFYTIKNKGSLCDGCTGQSYQLPVLDTVFVRSYWRRNGLALQMLEDFCSSQPSEGILGISFPMSSGMYGVCRKYLDIHEEERDRLYEVEAPGDWTQRRNVWLNIQLQQIPTDCGDSEQVSHTSYSDERSRPHLKEQGILQQCGSSVSLKEVSSSFKKRPAEQTKSRNNYKKART from the exons ATGCCTCTCACCCTTCCTCATGGACAGAAT GTACAAGTAACTTGTGAAAACATTGGTCGGCTTGCATTTCTGAGAGATGGTGACCTTTTACATTTCCTTCTTGCTCTCCATGAACCTGAGGATGAAACCCAAG TGGTTGCTCTGTACTTGCAAGGCATGTGGTGGCCCATTGGTGATGTTTTGAAGACGTCAAACAAATCGAGACATGGACTTGTGTTA GTGGAGACAGTGATGGAGAGAGTAGTGTTATTCCTGCTCAGTCAGGTTATATTTGGGATTCTGGAACGGTCTCTCGGAGAAGATCTATACTTTTCTGCCTATTCCGTATGGGAAAATGCCAAGATTCTCTGGCAAAATGGAGAAGCGGTTGGGTTTTACACCATCAAAAATAAGG GCAGCCTATGTGATGGCTGTACTGGTCAGAGTTATCAACTCCCTGTGCTGGACACAGTGTTTGTTCGCTCATACTGGAGAAGAAATGGACTTGCTTTACAGATGCTGGAGGATTTCTGCTCATCTCAACCTTCAGAAGGGATTCTGGGAATTAGCTTTCCCATGTCTTCTGGCATGTATGGAG TTTGCAGGAAGTATCTTGACATCCATGAAGAAGAAAGAGATCGGCTCTATGAGGTGGAAGCCCCTGGTGACTGGACTCAGAGACGCAATGTGTGGTTAAACATCCAGCTGCAGCAAATTCCAACAGACT gtGGAGACTCAGAGCAAGTTTCACACACCTCATACAGTGACGAAAGAAGTAGACCTCATTTAAAAGAACAG GGGATTCTGCAACAATGTGGATCATCAGTCAGCCTCAAAGAGGTATCAAGCTCTTTTAAGAAGCGACCAGCAGAGCAGACCAAGTCAAGAAACAACTATAAGAAAGCCAGGACTTAA
- the LOC127417083 gene encoding arpin-like, translating to MLDSKIHICKNKILFTLNIIGNEIEPNCSETMKVNTGYLMSSIKVEAKGETDFLDEHHLRDIMNKDNLLKVTAKHCPSQTFAFWITEAEMDRTELETGQEIHLKTKGDGPFLISFAKLDGGTVTKCNFAGDENAGASWTDKILANKSDRESAGKSVERDD from the exons ATGCTTGactcaaaaatacatatttgtaaaaataaaatattgtttaccTTGAACATTATTGGAAATGAGATTGAACCTAATTGCAGTGAAACCATGAAGGTCAACACAGGTTATCTCATGTCATCCATCA AAGTGGAGGCAAAGGGTGAAACAGATTTTCTCGATGAGCACCATCTGAGAGACATCATGAATAAGGACAATCTGCTTAAAGTGACGGCAAAACATTGCCCTAGTCAGACCTTTGCATTCTGGATCACAGAGGCAGAGATGGACAGAACAGAGCTTGAGACAGGCCAAGAAATTCATCTTAAAACTAAAGGAGATGGGCCATT CCTAATTTCCTTTGCCAAACTTGATGGTGGTACAGTGACAAAGTGCAACTTTGCTGGGGATGAGAATGCAGGAGCATCTTGGACGGACAAAATATTGGCAAACAAATCAGATCGGGAGAGTGCAGGGAAGAGTGTAgaaagg